Proteins encoded by one window of Paenibacillus sp. DCT19:
- a CDS encoding methyl-accepting chemotaxis protein, translating to MIGVFRKRLVVRIVAIVTFVMLVLSAGSMLLQLANTKLAAQKAISSYNIQIAQSYVSQLDKEPYVEFVQDPQENSTFLKIRDELDDFRVRIGAMYVYYAKIDDKDTPLMMVDGIKDPDKASAINEVTDIPPDAVAELRQGNTASSSIINNEEYGEYISSYAPIMDNNGGLVGVIGIDTAVSVIGTIESDIMTSSIPFYAVLLFITLAGIAIVLWFIVRGLRPLQPLKASVERMAQGELAEANRILTAYPLRSQDEIGSTFTAMTQMSGNLNKIVSDMVAGVSVTTELLAESTEEFNRNAEEMLVMNKTVDHAVQQIRQGAHTQKQGASDSAHAMEEIAKGITDISESSTAVSDASTTTLATAQLGKQSMTDMKKQMENISAVAGEVVALVQVLSNYSQEIGGALHTLRDFASQTKLLALNASIEAAHAGEHGRGFSVVADEVRKLAEASSSSVQTISDLLTGIQQESEQIGTQMNVTAQEIGQGVTLTADAEVAFTQVVDALRLVTQRIQEVSAAAEEISAGSEEAAASVNTISEISSGVSDHSDDIYRLTREQSAMFQKVLEASNVLQQQTHEMSEAVKKVKV from the coding sequence ATGATCGGAGTGTTCAGAAAACGTTTAGTTGTCCGCATAGTTGCCATCGTTACATTTGTCATGCTGGTACTGTCTGCAGGAAGTATGTTGCTTCAGCTAGCTAATACAAAATTGGCTGCTCAGAAGGCAATCTCAAGTTATAACATTCAGATAGCTCAAAGTTATGTAAGTCAGTTAGATAAGGAGCCCTATGTAGAATTTGTGCAAGATCCACAAGAAAATAGTACATTTCTGAAGATACGAGATGAACTAGATGATTTTCGTGTAAGGATCGGCGCAATGTATGTGTACTATGCAAAAATAGATGACAAGGATACACCACTCATGATGGTGGACGGGATCAAGGACCCAGACAAAGCATCCGCAATCAATGAAGTAACGGACATTCCTCCAGATGCTGTGGCCGAATTGCGGCAGGGGAACACAGCGAGTTCATCGATTATTAACAACGAAGAATATGGCGAATACATATCCTCCTATGCTCCAATCATGGATAACAACGGTGGTCTAGTAGGTGTAATCGGCATTGATACGGCTGTATCGGTCATCGGAACGATCGAGTCGGATATTATGACATCAAGTATTCCGTTCTATGCAGTGCTGCTGTTCATTACACTCGCAGGAATTGCCATTGTACTATGGTTTATCGTAAGAGGTCTGAGACCGTTGCAACCACTAAAAGCAAGTGTAGAACGAATGGCGCAAGGTGAGCTGGCAGAAGCAAACCGGATTTTGACAGCATACCCACTTCGCAGCCAAGATGAGATTGGTAGTACGTTTACAGCAATGACCCAGATGTCTGGGAATCTGAATAAAATCGTGAGTGACATGGTCGCGGGTGTGTCTGTGACTACAGAACTTCTTGCCGAATCGACTGAGGAATTCAATCGGAACGCAGAAGAGATGCTGGTGATGAATAAAACAGTGGATCATGCAGTTCAGCAGATTAGACAGGGCGCGCACACGCAGAAGCAAGGCGCAAGTGATAGTGCTCACGCAATGGAAGAGATCGCGAAAGGCATCACGGACATATCCGAGTCTTCTACAGCGGTGTCGGACGCTTCGACTACGACGCTTGCTACAGCACAATTGGGTAAGCAGAGCATGACAGACATGAAGAAGCAGATGGAGAATATATCCGCCGTTGCGGGAGAAGTGGTAGCGCTCGTTCAAGTGCTGAGCAACTACTCACAGGAGATTGGTGGCGCTCTGCATACGCTGCGGGATTTTGCCTCCCAGACGAAGCTACTCGCACTCAATGCTTCAATTGAAGCTGCTCATGCTGGAGAGCATGGGAGAGGCTTTTCAGTCGTAGCAGATGAGGTGAGAAAGCTGGCAGAAGCTTCGAGTTCATCTGTACAGACCATATCGGATTTGCTAACGGGCATTCAGCAAGAGTCTGAACAGATTGGGACACAGATGAATGTAACGGCACAGGAGATAGGTCAGGGGGTAACTCTGACTGCAGATGCGGAGGTTGCCTTTACACAGGTGGTCGACGCATTGCGACTCGTTACTCAGCGAATCCAGGAAGTCTCTGCTGCAGCAGAAGAAATATCCGCAGGATCTGAGGAAGCCGCCGCATCTGTGAACACCATCTCCGAGATTTCATCCGGTGTTTCGGATCATTCGGACGATATCTATCGTTTGACCCGTGAACAATCTGCGATGTTCCAAAAGGTGCTCGAGGCATCCAATGTACTGCAGCAACAGACGCATGAAATGAGTGAAGCCGTGAAGAAAGTCAAAGTATAG